One stretch of Prinia subflava isolate CZ2003 ecotype Zambia chromosome 19, Cam_Psub_1.2, whole genome shotgun sequence DNA includes these proteins:
- the MTMR3 gene encoding myotubularin-related protein 3 isoform X2 has translation MDEETQHSLECIQANQIFPRKQLIREDENLQVPFIELHGESTEYVGRAEDAIIALSNYRLHIKFKESVVNVPLQLIESVECRDIFQLHLTCKDCKVIRCQFSTFEQCQDWLKRLNNAIRPPSKIEDLFSFAYHAWCMEVYASEKEQHGDLCRPGEHVTSRFKNEVERMGFDMNNAWRISNINEKYKLCGSYPQEIIVPAWITDKELESVASFRSWKRIPAVVYRHQSNGAVISRCGQPEVSWWGWRNADDEHLVQSVAKACASDSRSNSNKLMNGNCSRDLSNGGDLSDVEFDSSISNASGAESLAIQPQKLLILDARSYAAAVANRAKGGGCECPEYYPNCEVVFMGMANIHSIRKSFQSLRLLCTQMPDPGKLSALESTKWLQHLSVLLKSALLVVHAVDRDQRPVLVHCSDGWDRTPQIVALAKLLLDPYYRTTEGFQVLVETEWLDFGHKFADRCGHGENSDDLNERCPVFLQWLDCVHQLQRQFPCSFEFNEAFLVKLVQHTYSCLFGTFLCNNAKERGEKHTQERTCSVWSLLRAANKAFKNLLYSSQSESVLYPVCHVRNLMLWSAVYLPCSSPSTPADDTCAPYPVPGSSPEEQPLGRLPKTRSFDNLTTACDSSVPTTNRRSSDPSLNEKWQEHRRSLELSSLGPPGDDPFEGDGLSRQGRAPVGAELSVAAGVAEGQMENILQEATKDDVGLEEHLRGGLEAAGKGAEVGLDKEKRADNLCGEKAEVDTGTTTNNPTANPHPASRGAAELRGQQDEHSDPSSAPQKAPQGRGLQAVPSEGNRDAPNNTEEEGVGKGEGEAESPYSTAQASLALPLTALLEERTSNIESSTETLTETEAKPELMPRAPCHRPHPFDNSADELSQTVESRPEGECMIELQKLGSRAHRTSGSSTTHLPMPSPCALPLADRKDELVYNGELELENKLVEKPAGFTAPKFPATNGHCVNGEDGRVKASLSRQVSAASCSSAQLHLRNLHQKWMFSQLGKQAAGSPDQPARSHLDDDGMPVYSDVIQQRLRQIETGHQQEVETLKKQVQELKSRLESQLLNSSLRLNGDYGDEVTSIPDSESNLDQNCLSRCSTEIFSEASWEQVDKQDTEVTRWLPDHLAAHCYGCDSAFWLASRKHHCRDTDRVDQLWNCGNVFCSSCCNQKVPVPSQQLFEPSRVCKSCYSSLHPGSSSLDLELDKPITATSN, from the exons ATG GATGAGGAGACTCAGCACAGCCTTGAATGCATCCAGGCTAATCAGATTTTTCCCAGGAAGCAGCTGATCCGAGAGGATGAGAACCTTCAG GTGCCCTTCATTGAGCTCCACGGGGAGAGCACGGAGTACGTGGGACGAGCAGAGGATGCCATCATTGCCCTTTCCAACTACAGGCTCCACATCAAGTTCAAGGAGTCTGTGGTGAAT GTTCCATTGCAGCTCATCGAGAGTGTGGAGTGCCGGGATATATTCCAGCTTCATTTGACTTGCAAGGACTGCAAGGTTATAAG GTGTCAGTTTTCCACCTTTGAGCAGTGTCAGGACTGGCTGAAGAGGCTGAACAATGCCATCCGCCCCCCGTCCAAGATTGAGGACCTGTTCTCCTTTGCCTACCACGCCTGGTGCATGGAGGTTTACGCCAGTGAGAAGGAGCAGCACGGGGACTTGTGTCGGCCAG GAGAACATGTAACTTCCAGGTTTAAGAACGAAGTGGAGCGGATGGGGTTTGATATGAACAATGCCTGGAGGATTTCCAACATCAATGAGAAGTACAA GCTGTGTGGCAGTTACCCCCAGGAGATCATCGTTCCCGCCTGGATCACGGACAAGGAGCTGGAGAGCGTGGCCAGCTTCCGCTCCTGGAAGCGCATCCCTGCCGTGGTGTACAG GCACCAGAGCAATGGGGCAGTGATCTCCCGCTGCGGCCAGCCCGAGGTgagctggtggggctggaggaaCGCTGACGATGAGCACCTGGTGCAGTCCGTAGCCAAAGCCTGTGCCTCAGACTCCAGGTCCAACAGTAACAAGTTAATGAATGGGAATTGCTCCAGGGATTTGTCCAATGGAGGGGACCTCTCTGACGTGGAATTTG ACTCCTCCATCTCCAATGCCTCAGGAGCAGAGAGTTTGGCAATCCAGCCTCAGAAGCTTTTGATCCTGGACGCGCGATCTTACGCAGCAGCCGTGGCCAACAGAGCCAAGGGGGGTGGCTGTGAGTGCCCAG AATATTACCCCAACTGTGAAGTGGTGTTCATGGGGATGGCAAACATCCATTCCATCCGCAAGAGCTTCCAGTCGCTGCGTCTGCTCTGCACACAAATGCCAGATCCAGGAAA GCTGTCAGCTCTGGAGAGCACCAAGTGGCTGCAGCACCTGTCAGTGCTCCTGAAATCCGCGCTGCTGGTGGTGCACGCCGTGGACCGCGACCAGCGGCCGGTGCTGGTTCACTGCTCCGACGGCTGGGACCGCACGCCCCAGATCGTGGCCCTGGCCAAACTCCTGCTGGACCCCTACTACAGGACCACCGAG ggtttCCAGGTGCTGGTGGAGACGGAGTGGCTGGATTTTGGCCACAAGTTTGCAGATCGCTGTGGCCACGGGGAGAATTCTGACGACCTCAATGAGCGCTGCCCGGTGTTCCTGCAGTGGCTGGACTGCGTCCATCAGCTCCAGAGGCAGTTCCCCTGCTCCTTCGAATTTAACGAAGCATTCCTT GTGAAGTTGGTGCAGCACACCTACTCCTGCCTCTTTGGAACATTCCTGTGCAACAATGcgaaagagagaggagagaaacaCACTCAGGAACGGACCTGCTCCGTCTGGTCTTTGCTGCGGGCAGCAAACAAAGCCTTCAAAAACCTGCTCTACTCCTCCCAGTCGGAATCT GTGCTGTATCCCGTGTGCCATGTGCGGAACTTGATGCTCTGGAGCGCCGTTtacctgccctgctcctccccctCCACGCCCGCCGACGACACCTGTGCCCCgtaccctgtgccaggctctaGCCCCGAAGAGCAGCCTCTGGGCAG GCTACCAAAGACGAGATCCTTCGACAATCTGACGACAGCCTGTGACAGCAGCGTGCCTACAACCAACCGCCGGAGCAGCGACCCCAGCCTCAACGAGAAGTGGCAGGAGCACCGGCGCTCGCTGGAGCTCAGCAGCCTGGGCCCCCCTGGGGACGACCCCTTCGAGGGGGACGGGCTGagccggcagggcagggcccccGTGGGGGCAGAGCTCTCTGTGGCAGCCGGGGTGGCAGAGGGACAAATGGAGAACATTCTGCAGGAGGCCACTAAAGATGATGTTGGGCTGGAGGAGCACTTGAGGGGTggcctggaggcagcagggaaaggggctgAGGTTGGCCTGGATAAGGAGAAGAGAGCTGACAATCTGTGTGGGGAAAAGGCCGAGGTGGATACAGGTACCACAACGAACAATCCCACAGCCAACCCACACCCGGCCTCACGCGGTGCTGCGGAGCTCAGAGGACAGCAGGACGAGCACAGCGACCCCAGCAGCGCTCCCCAGAAGGCCCCTCAGGGGAGAGGACTGCAGGCTGTTCCTTCCGAGGGAAACAGAGATGCTCCAAACAACACGGAGGAGGAAGGTGTTGGGAAAGgtgaaggagaagcagaaagcccgtacagcacagcccaggccagccttgccttgcctctgacagccctgctggaggAAAGGACATCCAACATCGAAAGCTCCACAGAAACCTTAACGGAGACCGAAGCAAAGCCCGAGCTCATGCCCAGGGCTCCGTGCCACAGACCTCACCCCTTCGACAACAGCGCTGATGAGCTGTCCCAAACTGTAGAGAGCAGGCCCGAGGGGGAGTGCATGATAGAGCTCCAAAAACTGGGATCAAGAGCGCATAGGACTTCTGGTAGCAGCACCACACACCTCCCGATGCCTTCCCCTTGTGCCTTGCCTCTAGCAGACCGCAAAGATGAGCTGGTGTATAAcggggagctggagctggagaacaAACTGGTGGAGAAACCCGCGGGGTTCACGGCCCCGAAATTCCCCGCCACCAACGGACACTGCGTCAACGGCGAGGACGGGCGGGTGAAGGCCTCGCTGAGCCGGCAGGTGTCCGCggccagctgcagctctgcccagctgcacCTGAGGAACTTGCACCAGAAGTGGATGTTCAGCCAGCTCGGGAAGCAGGCGGCCGGCAGCCCGGACCAGCCGGCCCGCAGCCACCTGGACGACGACGGGATGCCCGTCTACAGCGACGTCATCCAGCAGCGCCTGCGCCAGATCGAGACGGGCCACCAGCAGGAGGTGGAGACCCTCAAGAAGCAGGTGCAGGAGCTGAAGAGCCGCCTGGAGAGCCAGCTCCTCAACAGCTCCCTGCGCCTCAACGGCGACTACGGCGACGAAGTG ACGTCTATTCCCGACTCGGAAAGCAATCTGGATCAGAACTGCTTGTCTCgctgcagcacagagatttTCTCTGAAGCCAGCTGGGAACAGGTGGATAAACAGGATACAGAG GTGACGCGGTGGCTCCCGGATCACCTGGCCGCGCACTGCTACGGCTGCGACAGCGCCTTCTGGCTCGCCAGTCGGAAACACCACTGCAG